From a single Pseudoalteromonas nigrifaciens genomic region:
- the fabG gene encoding 3-oxoacyl-ACP reductase FabG codes for MTNLFSLAGKVVLITGASRGIGKAIATTLVAQGAKVAGTATSESGAAKISEYLGESGKGYALNVTDPASIEATLAAIKADFGDVDVLVNNAGITRDNLLMRMKESEWDDIIDTNLSSIFRLSKAVLRPMMKKKNGRIINIGSVVGTMGNAGQANYAAAKAGVIGFSKSLAREVASRGITVNVVAPGFIQTDMTDGLTDEQKAATLANVPAGRLGQPDEIAAAVCYLASDAAAYVSGETLHVNGAMYMV; via the coding sequence ATGACTAATTTATTTTCATTAGCGGGCAAAGTTGTCCTGATCACGGGCGCTAGCCGTGGTATTGGTAAAGCCATTGCAACTACTTTAGTTGCCCAAGGCGCAAAAGTAGCGGGTACGGCAACCAGTGAGTCGGGCGCTGCTAAAATTAGCGAGTATTTAGGTGAAAGCGGTAAAGGCTATGCGTTAAACGTAACTGATCCTGCATCTATTGAGGCGACATTGGCGGCGATTAAAGCTGATTTTGGCGATGTTGACGTATTGGTAAATAATGCCGGCATCACTCGCGATAATTTATTAATGCGCATGAAAGAAAGTGAGTGGGATGATATTATCGACACTAACTTAAGTTCTATATTCCGTTTATCTAAGGCGGTATTACGCCCAATGATGAAGAAAAAGAACGGTCGTATTATCAATATTGGCTCAGTAGTGGGCACTATGGGTAATGCTGGGCAAGCTAACTATGCAGCGGCTAAAGCCGGTGTTATTGGCTTTTCTAAGTCACTAGCACGCGAAGTAGCGTCGCGTGGTATTACGGTAAACGTAGTTGCGCCTGGTTTTATTCAAACCGATATGACTGATGGTCTTACGGATGAGCAAAAAGCAGCCACACTGGCAAATGTACCAGCAGGGCGTTTAGGGCAACCAGATGAAATTGCTGCTGCTGTATGTTACCTAGCGTCAGATGCGGCTGCGTATGTATCGGGTGAAACTTTGCATGTAAATGGTGCGATGTACATGGTTTAA
- a CDS encoding Maf family protein, translating to MKYPLILASSSPFRQSLLQKFNLPFDTFSPNVDESALNNETPAQLVKRLSELKARAASKHFSKGLVIGSDQVAVFNEQILGKPHNKHNAVKQLSLFSGHSVTFLTGLCVYDLTSGESKTCIEPFNVTFKTLTDAQISAYCDAEQPYNCAGSFKSEGLGICLFEKLTGDDPNSLIGLPLIKLSQLLAEFGLDVLSAQSNTPLS from the coding sequence ATGAAGTACCCACTTATATTAGCCTCAAGCTCACCCTTTAGGCAGTCTTTATTACAAAAATTCAATCTACCATTCGATACATTTTCACCGAATGTTGACGAGTCAGCATTAAACAATGAAACCCCTGCACAACTAGTTAAGCGTTTAAGTGAATTAAAAGCCCGCGCAGCTAGTAAACACTTTAGTAAAGGCTTAGTGATTGGCTCAGATCAGGTTGCTGTATTTAATGAGCAAATTTTAGGTAAACCTCATAATAAACACAATGCCGTAAAACAGTTATCCCTTTTTAGCGGCCATAGTGTAACATTTTTAACTGGCCTGTGCGTTTACGATCTTACATCTGGGGAGAGTAAAACCTGCATTGAACCATTTAATGTTACTTTCAAAACACTCACTGATGCGCAAATAAGTGCTTATTGCGATGCTGAGCAGCCCTATAATTGCGCAGGCAGTTTTAAAAGTGAAGGCCTAGGAATTTGTTTATTTGAAAAATTAACTGGAGACGATCCCAACAGTTTAATTGGTTTACCACTGATCAAACTCAGCCAATTATTAGCTGAGTTTGGCCTTGATGTGCTAAGTGCGCAATCAAATACCCCCCTTAGTTAA
- the pabC gene encoding aminodeoxychorismate lyase, translating to MQKTQKNTQTIITTVKNSTISAYDRGLNYGDGFFTTAKVVNGQVEHWSHHKARLIECAARLGFPLVDIAELEAHIAKSIAEHTLCVLKIVITRGEGGRGYGLPQTCNVTVLLSVLEYPQNYSRLANEGISLNISPIKLAAQPLLAGLKTLNRLEQVLIKKALQTQPCDDVLVLDYNNNVIEASAANIIAIKQNKLFTPSLNECGIKGVYLQSLCDKLAVDFKCVSIADLLEADAVFICNSLMGVVPINRLEQRSFDIVHSQLLLNKLLAKEAKC from the coding sequence ATGCAAAAAACACAAAAAAACACACAAACTATTATTACAACAGTTAAAAACAGCACTATAAGCGCGTACGATCGTGGCTTAAATTATGGTGATGGCTTTTTTACAACTGCAAAAGTAGTAAATGGGCAAGTAGAGCATTGGTCACATCATAAAGCACGTTTAATTGAATGTGCTGCACGACTTGGTTTTCCATTAGTAGATATTGCTGAACTTGAAGCTCACATAGCTAAAAGTATAGCGGAGCATACGTTGTGTGTGCTTAAAATTGTAATAACGCGAGGCGAAGGAGGGCGCGGTTATGGTTTGCCGCAAACCTGTAATGTAACCGTGTTATTGAGTGTTTTAGAGTATCCTCAAAATTACAGCAGACTGGCAAATGAGGGTATAAGCCTTAACATCAGCCCCATTAAACTAGCCGCACAACCCTTGCTTGCAGGGCTCAAAACACTAAACCGCCTTGAACAAGTATTAATAAAAAAAGCGCTGCAAACGCAACCTTGTGATGATGTGCTTGTACTTGATTATAACAACAATGTGATAGAAGCCTCTGCAGCAAATATTATTGCTATTAAGCAAAATAAATTATTTACCCCAAGCCTTAATGAGTGCGGGATAAAGGGGGTTTATCTACAATCATTATGTGATAAATTAGCCGTTGATTTTAAGTGCGTAAGTATTGCAGACTTGCTTGAAGCAGATGCGGTTTTTATCTGTAATAGCTTAATGGGCGTAGTGCCTATTAATCGTCTTGAGCAGCGTAGCTTTGATATTGTGCATAGCCAGTTATTATTAAATAAATTATTAGCCAAGGAGGCTAAGTGTTAA
- the fabF gene encoding beta-ketoacyl-ACP synthase II yields MAKRRVVVTGLGMLTPLGNDVQSTWQGLLDGKSGIQTITHFDTSKFGTHFAGLINDFDASAYMPAKDAKKMDLFIQYGIAAGIQAFKDSGLEVTEQNATRIGVAVGSGIGGLTLIEENHIKLLNSGPRKLSPFYVPSTIINMISGHLSIMNGLRGPNISIVTACTTGLHNIGHAARMIAYGDADAMVAGGAEKACTPIGMGGFNAARALSTRNDDPQAASRPWDKDRDGFVLSDGAGVVVVEEYEHAKARGAKIYAELVGFGMSGDAFHMTSPPEDGAGAALAMENALNDAQVNADQIGYINAHGTSTHAGDKAETSAVKSVFGSAAKDVMVSSSKSMMGHLLGAAGSVESIISILSLTDQKVTPTINLDNPDEGCDLDYVPHTARDAKLEFALCNSFGFGGTNGSLLFKKV; encoded by the coding sequence GTGGCTAAACGTCGAGTTGTCGTAACTGGCTTAGGAATGTTGACGCCGCTAGGTAATGATGTGCAATCAACCTGGCAGGGCTTATTAGATGGCAAAAGTGGTATTCAAACTATCACACACTTTGATACATCAAAATTTGGTACGCATTTCGCGGGTCTAATCAATGATTTTGATGCATCGGCTTATATGCCAGCAAAAGATGCTAAAAAAATGGATTTATTTATTCAATACGGCATTGCCGCGGGGATCCAAGCATTTAAAGATTCAGGCCTTGAAGTAACTGAACAAAACGCGACGCGTATTGGCGTAGCAGTGGGTTCAGGTATTGGTGGTTTAACGCTTATTGAAGAAAACCATATAAAACTACTTAATAGTGGACCGCGTAAGTTATCCCCATTTTATGTACCTTCTACCATTATTAATATGATTTCTGGTCATTTATCAATAATGAATGGACTACGTGGCCCTAATATTTCTATTGTTACAGCCTGTACTACGGGTTTGCATAATATTGGCCATGCTGCTCGTATGATAGCGTATGGCGATGCAGATGCTATGGTAGCTGGCGGTGCTGAAAAAGCCTGTACACCAATTGGTATGGGGGGCTTTAATGCTGCTCGTGCACTTTCAACACGCAACGATGATCCACAAGCGGCTTCGCGTCCTTGGGATAAAGACCGCGATGGTTTTGTATTATCAGATGGTGCGGGTGTTGTGGTTGTTGAAGAATACGAACACGCAAAAGCACGTGGTGCAAAAATTTACGCAGAACTAGTTGGTTTTGGTATGAGTGGTGATGCATTTCATATGACTTCACCACCAGAAGATGGTGCAGGCGCAGCATTAGCGATGGAAAATGCGCTAAACGATGCGCAAGTAAATGCGGACCAAATTGGTTACATTAACGCACATGGTACATCGACTCATGCAGGCGACAAAGCAGAAACCTCGGCCGTTAAAAGTGTTTTTGGCAGTGCAGCAAAAGACGTAATGGTGAGTTCATCTAAATCTATGATGGGTCACTTATTAGGTGCTGCTGGTTCGGTTGAGTCGATTATTTCAATATTGTCGTTAACCGATCAAAAAGTTACCCCAACAATTAATCTTGATAACCCAGATGAAGGGTGCGATTTAGACTATGTACCGCACACTGCCCGAGATGCAAAATTAGAGTTTGCACTATGTAACTCGTTTGGCTTTGGTGGTACTAATGGCTCGTTACTGTTTAAAAAGGTATAA
- the plsX gene encoding phosphate acyltransferase PlsX, whose translation MLNNLTIALDMMGGDYGPRSSIPAAVNAVNAHANLTLILCGNEQVISKQLESLDSLAHPRLIIRHCSEVVTNACKPGVAVRSKKDSSMRVALNLVKSGEAQACVSSGNTGALFFMAHYVLKMLPGVKRPALISAVPTERKNPVYLLDLGANVHCDAQTLYQFGIMGSVVAGQALGCDNPKVSLLNIGSEDIKGHEDIKQAAQLMQQSPLINYIGYSEGSDIFTGKADVIVCEGFVGNVALKTCEGIAKLIMNKFTAALEKHLVYKCMAFMLSPIIKKLYKRVNPDQYNGASLVGLRGIVVKSHGNASAKAFQAAIDEAVKEVERQLPDKIAAIFEKIHSKDTVNE comes from the coding sequence ATGCTGAATAATCTAACCATAGCGTTAGATATGATGGGGGGCGATTACGGCCCCCGTTCATCTATCCCCGCTGCCGTTAACGCGGTAAATGCTCATGCTAATTTAACGCTAATTTTATGCGGAAATGAGCAAGTCATATCAAAACAACTCGAATCACTCGATTCACTAGCACACCCTCGACTTATTATTCGCCACTGTAGCGAAGTTGTTACAAATGCATGTAAGCCCGGTGTTGCTGTACGCTCCAAAAAAGATTCATCTATGCGCGTTGCCCTTAACTTAGTTAAATCGGGCGAGGCTCAAGCATGCGTAAGTTCAGGTAATACTGGCGCGTTATTCTTTATGGCACATTACGTGTTAAAAATGCTTCCTGGTGTAAAACGTCCAGCACTTATTTCTGCGGTACCTACAGAGCGAAAAAACCCTGTTTATTTACTCGATCTGGGTGCTAACGTACATTGCGATGCGCAAACCTTATATCAATTTGGCATTATGGGGTCGGTAGTCGCAGGGCAAGCACTTGGCTGCGATAATCCCAAAGTAAGTTTATTAAATATTGGCTCTGAAGATATCAAAGGCCATGAAGATATTAAGCAAGCTGCACAATTAATGCAGCAAAGCCCTTTAATCAACTATATTGGTTACAGTGAAGGTAGCGATATATTTACCGGAAAAGCCGATGTTATTGTATGCGAAGGCTTTGTGGGTAATGTGGCGCTTAAAACCTGTGAAGGGATTGCAAAACTTATAATGAATAAGTTTACCGCCGCGCTTGAAAAGCACCTCGTATATAAATGCATGGCGTTTATGCTGAGCCCAATAATAAAAAAACTCTATAAAAGGGTGAACCCCGACCAGTATAACGGTGCAAGTCTGGTAGGATTGCGCGGTATTGTGGTTAAAAGCCATGGAAATGCCTCAGCTAAAGCATTTCAAGCAGCAATTGATGAAGCGGTAAAGGAGGTTGAACGCCAACTTCCTGACAAAATAGCCGCAATTTTTGAAAAAATACATTCTAAAGACACGGTGAACGAGTAG
- the yceD gene encoding 23S rRNA accumulation protein YceD: MQKVKIPITLHPGKAAQHRLKYDGIVPLEKLTRLREVVQEEVGEIAVKIHCKNDDQGFVVIRGNLSTHVTVTCQRCNGDLGLDLVQDFVYSPVGDETESDIFPEDYDEVALDENGEINVFNLIEDELILAVPLVSTHNEASCSYSAKPASFGVLKAEDEKPNPFDILKQLKKDS, from the coding sequence ATGCAAAAGGTGAAAATTCCCATCACTCTTCATCCAGGCAAAGCAGCGCAACACCGTTTAAAGTATGACGGCATTGTACCGCTTGAGAAACTAACTCGTTTACGAGAAGTTGTGCAGGAAGAAGTAGGTGAAATAGCGGTAAAAATTCATTGCAAAAACGACGACCAAGGTTTTGTTGTGATTAGAGGCAATTTGTCCACACACGTAACTGTCACTTGTCAACGTTGTAATGGTGATTTAGGGTTGGATTTGGTGCAAGATTTTGTTTATTCACCAGTTGGTGATGAAACAGAATCAGACATTTTTCCAGAAGACTACGATGAAGTAGCGCTTGATGAAAATGGTGAAATTAACGTTTTTAATTTAATTGAAGACGAATTAATTTTAGCAGTTCCATTGGTCTCTACCCACAACGAAGCTTCATGCAGTTATTCAGCAAAGCCTGCCAGCTTTGGTGTTTTAAAGGCGGAAGATGAGAAACCTAATCCATTTGATATTTTGAAACAACTTAAGAAAGATTCTTAG
- the fabD gene encoding ACP S-malonyltransferase, translating into MAQQIAILFPGQGSQSVGMLTELLQSSDIVKATFSEASAALGYDLAELVLNGPEEKLNQTHRTQPALLTASVAIYRDWLAANPDADVVMAGHSLGEYSALVCSEVISLSEAVKLVENRGLYMQEAVPAGVGSMAAIIGLGDDETKAACAAAAQGEVVSPVNYNSPGQVVIAGHKAAVDRASQACKDAGAKRALPLAVSVPSHCELMKPAAEKLAIDLAALTFNTPKCAVINNVDVKAETSADAIKDALVRQLYSPVRWTETVQALVAQGVTQSYEFGPGKVLTGLAKRIDKAMICGSVNDCASIDAAK; encoded by the coding sequence ATGGCACAACAAATTGCAATTCTATTTCCAGGTCAAGGCTCACAAAGTGTTGGCATGTTAACTGAGTTACTCCAAAGCTCAGACATTGTTAAAGCAACTTTTAGCGAAGCGTCAGCGGCGTTAGGATATGACCTAGCAGAACTGGTTCTTAATGGCCCAGAAGAAAAACTAAATCAAACTCACCGCACTCAACCTGCATTATTAACAGCCAGTGTTGCTATTTACCGTGACTGGTTAGCAGCTAACCCAGATGCAGATGTTGTTATGGCTGGACACAGCTTAGGTGAGTACTCAGCATTAGTATGTAGCGAAGTAATAAGCTTGAGTGAAGCGGTAAAGCTAGTAGAGAACCGTGGTTTATATATGCAAGAAGCCGTACCTGCAGGTGTGGGTTCAATGGCTGCTATTATTGGCTTAGGCGACGATGAAACCAAAGCGGCTTGCGCCGCTGCAGCGCAGGGTGAAGTGGTTTCTCCGGTAAATTATAATTCTCCTGGGCAAGTTGTTATTGCAGGCCATAAAGCGGCTGTAGATCGCGCTTCTCAAGCGTGTAAAGATGCAGGTGCAAAACGTGCATTGCCACTTGCTGTTAGCGTACCATCGCATTGTGAGCTAATGAAGCCGGCCGCTGAAAAGCTAGCTATTGATTTAGCTGCGTTAACATTTAACACGCCTAAATGCGCTGTTATTAATAATGTTGATGTAAAAGCTGAAACGTCAGCTGATGCAATTAAAGACGCATTAGTACGCCAGTTATACAGCCCAGTACGCTGGACTGAAACAGTACAAGCATTAGTCGCACAAGGTGTAACGCAAAGCTACGAATTTGGCCCAGGCAAAGTATTAACTGGCCTTGCAAAACGAATTGATAAAGCAATGATCTGTGGTTCAGTTAACGACTGTGCCTCAATTGATGCTGCAAAATAA
- the acpP gene encoding acyl carrier protein: protein MSDIQERVKKIIIEQLGVKEEEVKNESSFVDDLGADSLDTVELVMALEEEFDTEIPDEEAEKITTVQSAIDYVTAHAE from the coding sequence ATGAGCGATATCCAAGAACGCGTAAAGAAAATTATCATCGAACAACTAGGTGTTAAAGAAGAAGAAGTGAAGAATGAATCTTCTTTCGTAGATGACTTAGGTGCAGATTCTCTTGATACAGTTGAATTAGTAATGGCTCTTGAAGAAGAGTTTGATACTGAGATCCCTGATGAAGAAGCTGAAAAAATCACTACAGTACAATCTGCTATCGATTACGTTACAGCTCACGCTGAGTAA
- the rluC gene encoding 23S rRNA pseudouridine(955/2504/2580) synthase RluC, whose amino-acid sequence MSEKNDLQVTYVTINEDHLGQRIDNFLITHLKGVPKSAIYKLLRKGEVRVNKKRIKPVYKLQLEDVLRIAPIRVAEREEFVPSKLDKVTRLENDIIFEDKYLIVINKPSGMAVHGGSGLSYGLIEALRVLRPEERSLELVHRLDRDTSGCLLIAKRRSVLTALHEQLREKTMEKNYWALVDGQWDSKTKNVTEGLRKNTLKSGERVVRVDNTEGKPSHTRFKVLERFNECSLVQASPVTGRTHQIRVHTQCKGHPIACDDKYGDEEFDNSMRKTGLNRLFLHAHDLTFYHPKNETTMRVEAPLDKALANCLVKLRANKT is encoded by the coding sequence ATGTCAGAAAAAAACGACTTACAAGTAACTTATGTCACGATCAACGAAGACCATTTAGGTCAACGAATTGATAACTTTCTTATTACCCATTTAAAAGGGGTGCCTAAAAGCGCAATTTATAAACTTTTGCGTAAAGGTGAGGTGCGCGTTAATAAAAAACGCATTAAGCCGGTATATAAACTGCAGCTAGAAGATGTTCTTCGTATTGCGCCAATTAGGGTGGCAGAACGAGAAGAGTTTGTGCCTTCAAAACTTGATAAAGTAACACGCCTTGAAAATGATATTATATTTGAAGATAAATACCTGATTGTTATTAATAAACCATCGGGTATGGCGGTACATGGTGGTAGTGGCTTAAGTTATGGTTTAATTGAAGCGCTGCGAGTATTACGCCCAGAAGAGCGCAGTTTAGAGCTTGTGCATAGACTAGATCGCGATACGTCGGGGTGTTTATTAATTGCTAAGCGCCGTTCAGTACTGACTGCTTTACATGAGCAGTTACGTGAAAAAACCATGGAAAAAAACTATTGGGCGCTAGTTGATGGCCAATGGGACTCTAAAACTAAAAATGTTACCGAAGGGCTGCGTAAAAATACGCTTAAGTCTGGGGAGCGCGTAGTGCGTGTAGATAACACTGAAGGTAAACCCTCACATACCCGCTTTAAAGTGCTTGAGCGCTTTAACGAGTGCTCGTTAGTGCAGGCGTCACCGGTTACCGGGCGTACTCACCAAATACGTGTGCATACACAATGCAAAGGGCATCCCATTGCGTGTGATGATAAATATGGCGATGAAGAGTTTGATAATTCGATGCGTAAAACAGGGTTAAATCGTTTGTTTTTACATGCTCATGACTTAACTTTTTATCATCCTAAAAACGAAACAACCATGCGCGTAGAAGCACCGCTTGATAAAGCACTGGCTAATTGCCTAGTTAAATTGCGTGCTAATAAAACGTGA
- a CDS encoding HAD-IA family hydrolase, whose product MIAVSSLKKYKLVIFDWDGTVMDSITKIVNCICSSAVALNIEPPSNEATKSIIGLSLDKAIAVLFPLHRAQHQALISGYKQHYQTDTTATPLFADVEKVLLALQHSGIILAVATGKGRAGLDRLLHQSELGHYFSATRSSDDASSKPSPDMLFQLLAELGISADEAVMIGDTKIDMAMAQAAGMDSIGVTMGVHNAKQLSEFNPIATVDSYQQLQQLLLPEH is encoded by the coding sequence GTGATAGCAGTCAGTTCGCTCAAAAAGTACAAGCTGGTTATTTTTGATTGGGACGGCACAGTAATGGATTCAATAACTAAAATAGTTAATTGTATTTGCAGCAGTGCCGTTGCGTTAAATATAGAACCGCCAAGCAATGAAGCAACAAAAAGCATTATTGGTTTGTCGCTTGATAAAGCCATTGCGGTATTATTTCCGCTGCATAGAGCGCAGCATCAAGCGTTAATTAGTGGATATAAGCAGCATTACCAAACAGATACTACGGCTACACCATTATTTGCCGATGTAGAAAAAGTGCTATTAGCACTACAGCACAGTGGCATTATTTTAGCCGTGGCAACAGGTAAAGGGCGCGCAGGACTCGATCGTTTATTACACCAAAGTGAGTTAGGGCATTATTTTAGTGCAACGCGTAGTAGTGATGACGCAAGCTCTAAGCCATCGCCGGATATGTTGTTTCAATTATTAGCAGAGCTTGGCATAAGCGCCGATGAAGCGGTTATGATTGGCGATACAAAAATTGATATGGCAATGGCGCAAGCCGCGGGTATGGATAGCATAGGTGTCACTATGGGTGTACATAACGCAAAGCAACTTAGCGAGTTTAACCCGATTGCAACTGTTGATAGTTATCAGCAGTTGCAACAGTTATTGCTGCCTGAGCATTAA
- the rpmF gene encoding 50S ribosomal protein L32, translating to MAVQKSKKSRARRGMRRSHDAISGPSLTVDQTSGETHRRHHVTADGYYKGVQVISK from the coding sequence ATGGCTGTACAAAAAAGCAAAAAGTCTCGTGCAAGACGCGGCATGCGCCGTTCACACGATGCGATTAGTGGTCCAAGCTTAACTGTAGATCAAACATCTGGTGAGACTCATCGTCGCCACCATGTGACTGCAGATGGTTACTACAAAGGCGTTCAAGTAATTTCTAAATAA